One genomic window of Sebastes umbrosus isolate fSebUmb1 chromosome 15, fSebUmb1.pri, whole genome shotgun sequence includes the following:
- the fam8a1a gene encoding protein FAM8A1, which produces MTDMFATTASGSRRDGSKSDSERPQTTATTEYCAELQQWMWQYYCGYASWQSWMALSALPFSPPWFPPSVHTPGAPASSSGGGQPAFDTLNRYSYPYPPSYPASYPHLGAAQTSATDASRSAQQQQQQQQQQNGNPPQAGREYTIPSPLQRFLAETVDFFILFCVKATIVLWIMHLSGMKDIAKFITHFIVEEIDENTSMEDLQKMMAVALVYRVLVCIYETICIWGAGGATPGKFLLGLRVVTCDTSTLVRPNRVLVVPASNVSLSASTVRALNKNFSIAFLFPVFITLLFFQHNRTVYDIVAGTIVVQRRGVR; this is translated from the exons ATGACAGACATGTTTGCGACTACGGCGAGTGGCAGCCGCCGTGACGGCTCTAAAAGTGACTCAGAGCGGCCTCAGACCACCGCAACGACGGAGTACTGCGCAGAGTTGCAGCAGTGGATGTGGCAGTATTACTGTGGCTATGCCAGCTGGCAGAGCTGGATGGCTCTGTCAGCTTTACCTTTCTCTCCTCCGTGGTTTCCTCCAAGTGTTCACACACCTGGTGCACCTGCATCGAGCTCCGGTGGTGGGCAGCCGGCTTTTGACACCTTAAACCGGTACAGTTACCCCTATCCCCCCAGCTACCCAGCGTCCTACCCGCATCTAGGTGCTGCCCAGACCTCAGCTACTGATGCCAGCCGGtcagcccagcagcagcagcagcagcagcagcagcagaatggGAATCCACCTCAGGCAG GACGGGAGTACAccatcccctctcctctccagaggTTCCTAGCTGAGACAGTGGACTTCTTTATCCTGTTTTGCGTAAAGGCCACCATCGTGCTGTGGATCATGCATCTGAGTGGTATGAA GGACATTGCCAAATTCATCACCCACTTCATTGTGGAGGAGATAGATGAGAACACGTCCATGGAGGACTTGCAGAAGATGATGGCTGTAGCTCTGGTCTACAGGGTGCTAGTGTGCATCTACGAG ACTATCTGTATCTGGGGTGCTGGTGGTGCCACGCCAGGGAAGTTCCTGCTCGGCCTGCGGGTGGTGACGTGCGACACATCCACTCTGGTCCGACCCAACCGAGTCCTTGTAGTCCCAGCATCTAATGTTTCCCTCTCTGC CTCTACGGTGCGGGCACTTAATAAGAACTTCTCCATCGCCTTCCTCTTTCCCGTCTTCAtcactctcctcttcttccagcACAACAGGACTGTGTATGACATTGTGGCGGGGACCATTGTTGTCCAGCGCAGAGGGGTCAGATAG
- the fabp4a gene encoding fatty acid binding protein 4a → MVEKFIGTWKMITSDNFDDYMKAIGVGFATRQVGNRTKPNLIVTVDDQGIVCLKSQSTFKTTEIKFKLNEPFEETTADDRKTRTVVTLENGKLVQKQSWDGKETNIEREIEDGKLVAKCIMGDVIAVRTYVKEA, encoded by the exons ATGGTTGAGAAATTTATTGGGACGTGGAAGATGATTACCAGCGACAACTTTGATGACTACATGAAAGCAATTG GTGTGGGATTTGCCACCAGGCAGGTTGGGAACAGGACCAAGCCCAACTTGATAGTGACTGTGGACGATCAAGGGATTGTATGCCTGAAGTCTCAGAGCACCTTCAAGACTACTGAGATCAAGTTCAAGCTCAACGAGCCCTTTGAGGAGACGACCGCAGACGATAGGAAGACCAGG ACCGTGGTGACTCTGGAGAACGGCAAGCTTGTGCAGAAACAGAGCTGGGATGGCAAAGAGACGAATATCGAGAGGGAGATCGAAGATGGCAAATTAGTAGCG AAATGCATAATGGGAGACGTGATCGCGGTGAGGACGTACGTGAAGGAGGCGTGA
- the mrpl53 gene encoding 39S ribosomal protein L53, mitochondrial: MHHEKHQSPPRLEVTTEDMAAPSKATVVLKAVKQIAVQFCPFETNVRSTREFLALVGSEKARATNMNCEVISTVKHDKSEPVVDITYLDGDKLVLKGAKLTSGEMLNAFQSLCTAKDPQGKVAAKK, translated from the exons ATGCATCATGAGAAGCATCAATCACCACCGAGGTTGGAGGTCACAACAGAAGACATGGCGGCTCCCAGTAAAGCGACCGTGGTGCTGAAGGCTGTGAAGCAAATAGCGGTCCAGTTCTGTCCTTTTGAGACTAATGTCCGGTCCACACG GGAGTTTCTGGCCCTGGTGGGCTCAGAGAAGGCCAGAGCTACCAACATGAACTGTGAGGTGATATCCACGGTGAAACATGACAAGTCTGAACCGGTAGTGGATATCACTTATC TAGACGGAGACAAGCTGGTGTTGAAGGGAGCAAAGTTGACCAGCGGCGAGATGCTGAATGCATTTCAGTCACTTTGCACGGCCAAGGATCCACAGGGAAAAGTTGCAGCGAAAAAATAA